Proteins encoded together in one Argiope bruennichi chromosome 1, qqArgBrue1.1, whole genome shotgun sequence window:
- the LOC129975130 gene encoding eukaryotic translation elongation factor 2-like — protein sequence MVNFTVDEIRGLMNHKRNIRNMSVIAHVDHGKSTLTDSLVSKAGIIAAAKAGEMRFTDTRKDEQERCITIKSTAISLYFELQEKDLVFIKDDLQKEKETRGFLINLIDSPGHVDFSSEVTAALRVTDGALVVVDCVSGVCVQTETVLRQAIAERIKPVLMLNKMDLALLTLQLDPEDMYQAFQRSIENVNVIIATYSDETGPMGDISVDPSKGNVGFGSGLHGWAFTLKQIAEIYAEKFKIDVDKLMSKLWGENYYNPNTKKWSKKPAEGYKRSFNMFVLDPIYKVFDAIMNYKKEETAKLLEKLNIVLKGDDKDKDGKNLLKVVMRTWLPAGDALLQMIAIHLPSPVTAQRYRMELLYEGPLDDEAAVAIKSCDPNGPLMMYISKMVPTSDKGRFYAFGRVFSGTVQSGQKVRIMGPNYIPGKKDDLHEKSIQRTVIMMGRYVEPIEDVPCGNICGLVGVDQFLVKTGTISTFKEAHNMRVMKFSVSPVVRVAVEPQHPSDLPKLVEGLKRLAKSDPMVQCIIEESGEHIVAGAGELHLEICLKDLEEDHACIPLKKTDPVVSYRESVQEESSIMCLSKSPNKHNRLYMKACPMPDGLPEDIDKGTVNPKDDFKARARYLVDKYEWDATEARKIWCFGPEGTGPNLLVDVTKGVQYLNEIKDSVVAGFQWATKESVLCEENMRGVRFNIYDVTLHADAIHRGGGQIIPTARRCFYAAMLTAEPRLMEPVYLVEIQCPESAVGGIYGVLNRRRGHVFEEAQIAGTPMFVVKAYLPVNESFGFTADLRSNTGGQAFPQCVFDHWQILPGDPLDGKSRPYQIVMDTRKRKGLKESLPDLDQYLDKL from the exons ATG gtGAACTTTACGGTAGACGAGATCCGTGGTCTTATGAACCACAAAAGAAACATCAGAAACATGTCTGTTATTGCTCATGTAGACCACGGAAAATCAACATTAACTGATTCTCTCGTATCTAAAGCTGGTATCATCGCAGCAGCTAAAGCTGGTGAAATGAGATTTACTGATACCAGAAAAGATGAACAAGAAAGATGTATTACAATTAAATCAAC cgcTATATCTCTATATTTTGAATTACAAGAAAAagatttagtatttattaaagatgatttacaaaaggaaaaagaaaccCGAGGTTTCTTAATTAATCTGATCGACTCTCCTGGTCACGTTGATTTCTCTTCCGAAGTAACTGCAGCTTTGAGAGTCACTGATGGTGCTCTTGTTGTTGTAGATTGTGTTAGTG gtGTCTGTGTCCAAACCGAAACTGTGTTGAGGCAGGCTATTGCTGAGCGAATTAAGCCCGTTTTGATGTTGAACAAAATGGACTTGGCTCTTTTAACTTTGCAATTAGACCCTGAAGACATGTACCAGGCTTTCCAGAGATCTATTGAAAATGTCAATGTAATCATTGCTACTTATTCAGATGAAACTGGACCTATGGGAGATATCAGT GTCGATCCTTCTAAAGGAAATGTTGGATTTGGATCTGGTCTTCATGGTTGGGCCTTCACCTTGAAACAGATAGCTGAAATTTATGCTGAGAAGTTTAAAATTGACGTTGATAAGCTTATGTCAAAATTATGGGGTGAGAATTATTATAATCCCAACACTAAGAAATGGTCCAAGAAACCAGCTGAAGGTTACAAGCGTTCTTTTAACATGTTTGTTTTGGATCCTATCTACAAG GTCTTTGATGCTATCATGAATTATAAGAAGGAAGAAACtgcaaaattattagaaaagttgAATATTGTGTTGAAAGGGGATGACAAGGATAAGGATGGTAAGAACTTATTGAAAGTTGTTATGAGGACTTGGTTGCCAGCTGGTGATGCATTACTTCAGATGATAGCCATTCATCTTCCATCTCCTGTAACTGCCCAACGATACAGGATGGAGTTGCTTTATGAAGGTCCTCTTGATGATGAGGCTGCTGTTg CCATCAAAAGTTGTGATCCCAATGGTCCATTGATGATGTACATCTCCAAAATGGTGCCGACTTCTGACAAGGGTAGATTTTATGCATTTGGTCGTGTTTTCTCTGGAACTGTTCAGTCCGGACAGAAGGTTAGAATCATGGGTCCAAATTACATCCCTGGCAAGAAGGATGATCTTCACGAAAAAAGTATTCAGAG aACTGTCATTATGATGGGACGATATGTAGAACCTATTGAAGATGTCCCATGTGGCAACATCTGCGGTTTGGTAGGTGTAGATCAATTCTTGGTCAAAACTGGTACCATCTCAACATTTAAGGAAGCCCATAACATGAGAGTGATGAAATTCTCTGTGAGCCCTGTTGTCAGAGTTGCAGTAGAACCTCAACATCCATCCGATTTACCCAAACTTGTAGAAGGTTTGAAACGATTGGCCAAATCTGATCCTATGGTCCAATGTATTATTGAAGAATCTGGTGAACATATTGTTGCTGGTGCTGGAGAACTCCATCTTGAGATCTGTCTGAAGGATTTAGAGGAAGATCATGCTTGCATTCCACTCAAGAAAACTGACCCTGTTGTATCATACAGAGAAAGTGTACAAGAGGAGTCAAGTATCATGTGCTTGTCCAAGTCTCCCAATAAGCATAACCGTCTCTACATGAAAGCTTGTCCAATGCCTGATGGCTTGCCTGAAGACATTGACAAA ggTACAGTCAATCCTAAGGATGACTTTAAAGCTCGGGCTCGCTACTTGGTTGACAAGTATGAATGGGATGCTACTGAAGCAAGAAAAATCTGGTGTTTTGGACCTGAAGGAACTGGCCCTAATCTTCTTGTGGATGTAACGAAGGGAGTTCAGTATCTGAATGAAATCAAAGATAGTGTGGTTGCTGGATTCCAGTGGGCTACTAAGGAg agtgtCCTTTGTGAAGAAAACATGCGTGGAGTAAGATTCAACATCTATGATGTGACGTTACACGCCGATGCTATCCATAGAGGTGGTGGTCAAATTATTCCAACAGCTAGGCGTTGTTTCTATGCTGCCATGTTGACTGCTGAGCCTCGTCTTATGGAGCCCGTATACCTTGTAGAAATTCAGTGCCCTGAGAGTGCTGTTGGTGGAATTTATGGTGTATTGAATCGTCGTCGTGGCCATGTGTTTGAAGAAGCACAAATTGCTGGCACACCTATGTTTGTCGTGAAAGCTTACTTGCCTGTAAACGAATCTTTTG GATTCACTGCTGATTTACGTTCCAATACGGGTGGACAAGCCTTCCCACAGTGTGTGTTTGATCATTGGCAAATTCTCCCAGGAGATCCTTTGGATGGCAAGTCTAGGCCTTACCAGATTGTTATGGATACAAGGAAGCGTAAGGGATTGAAAGAATCTCTACCAGACCTTGACCAATATCTAGATAAACTATAA